aatctctacagtgatatatttgcttaactctctacatgcagggtgacttgcttcttgctaaactgtctataagattaactgtttgcagctgaactccctacagaataacatagaattctataatggagtaaataaattagccgaatgctctattagggtgactgttctattagagtatctcgatctcgcatttgctacacggagttggctttcgaatcataactcagtggtttgtactccgattcttctgtactactgcaaggactttctatgaagattattccagctacacaccgatttacagctcattactctaagcggcttgcctagtaggcgtgaaaactaatacttttttattcataaaaatcgatcgcgtaattgtgacacaggttggggtttgtgtcatatctccatggtctttatctcgattcctttcaaaccaccaaaaggcactactacgatggttactccatctacatagcaattttcaactcattccatgaagcgatttaccctgtaggcgtgacaacaaatcggtcttgttttacgcgaataatcggtcataaatcctgaGCTATTCATCGGATTAGCACccaatttgatgctaggattcgcctttggactcccgttctgtgtgccaaatttcaaggcgatcggaatacgcgtttgcgttttatagcaatttttgcaagtgtgcgaaaacacgaagaaaaaaacgaagggAAAAATCGAAAtattggcagctcgtatctcggaaatggctggagcgatttccttcaaatttggaatgtagactcccctggctggcgggaaactctgtaacaaatttgattccaatcggataagggatcaccgagatacaaaggtgtgaaaatgacgttttctttttccctgttaatatactcacggtgtggcgcgccggcttcttgggccgcacaacacactaccgtgtgtcttgatgtttcGCATTCTCAGTTAGAGTGGTATTCAAGAATCTTCCGTAACATCTCAGTATACCTAAGTCATCAATCTTCAATCCAAGTAGTCAACAAAACATGTGTCTTTCCAATAATCTCTCTCCAAGTCACTGAGAAGTTTTCGTAAAGTAGAATATTTTGTTTCATCAAGTCCACATACAGATAATTTCTCatcctgtttaccatgagtcaCGACATTAGAACACTCATATAACACTCTTCCAGTCTTAGTTTCTGCTTCCACATCTTGTAGTACTGGCTGTGGAGGTTGCCACTTAGGCCAAGAATCACGTGAAGACATTAGCCACTCTGGCCCATTCCACCAAAGTCTCGACTGTTCAATCTCAGGTACTGTTAATTCCCGAGTTGGAAAATCAGCTGGATTTTCACCTGATGgtacataataaaataaatcaccttgcCTTTGAATTTCCTTCATACGGTTATCCACGAACAATGATAGTGGTTTGTTAGTTCGAAGCCAGTACAAAACACAGGTAGAATCTGTCCAGATTGTTCGTTTTAAAGAGGGGATCTTCAGTTCCCTAGTGACAAAATTAGCAGCACGGACTCCAATAGTCACTGCCAATAACTCTAAATGTGGAAGAGTAATTTCCTTCTTAGGCTTTTTGCTGTTTTCTGTATCAATCAATACCAATCTCAGTTTTGAAAACACTACATTAACTTTAACATTATCCTGATACTCAGCACGAAGATATATCACAGTGGCATATGCCCTTTTGGAGGCATCACAAAACACGACAAGTTCATAGTTACAAGTATCACTCACATGACCAATAAAACGAGGTATCTTCAGTTGTGAGATTAGCTTCAACTTCTTCAAGACACCGTTCCATCTGTTGTGTAACATCTCAGGTAATGGCTCATCCCATGTTAGTCCCTCTTTCCACAATTCTTGGATAAATACCTTTCCATAGAACAACACAGGAGTAACCAACCTAAAGgatcaaaaattttaccaataACTTTCAACATTTCCCTTTTAGTAGGTGTTACATCTTCATCAGAAAGAATGATaccttgaatttgtaaaaggtCATCTGTACAATTCCACACTATCCCAAAGGCCTTCACAACACATCCTTCTGATCTCTCAGCAGTTGGTAACAAATTCAAAAACTCAGAAGAATTAGACATCCACTCTCTTAAATTCATACATGCCTTTTGAAAACTTCTTTGTTCAACTGACGTAGCTCCCAGCATCACATTGTCAACATATATATTGTCACCAATAGACTGAGCAACTGGAGTTCTTAACTGTTTCAAATGAAAATTAACTGTTCCAGCTAACAAAAATGGGCTACAGATGATCCCAAACGGAACATGGCAAAATCTGTACACATCATATTCTGACACTCTCACATCATCAACATCTTTAAACCATAAGAACTTTGTCACATCTCTGTCTGGTTCCTGAATTCCCACTTGTAAAAAGGCATTCTCGATATCCGCAAGTACTGCTATGGGATGAAGTCGTAGTCGAAATAAAATTCCACAAAGATCTGGTAGAAGTACTGGTCCATGATACAAACACTCATTGAGGCTTTTAGCTCCTTTCTTGGACTTCACTGACGCATCATACACCACTTGTAATTTCGTAGTGTTCTTAGTAGGTGTCAAAATTGGGTGGTGAGGCAGATAATGTTTTAAAGTTTCTTTCATATCTTTAACTACTCTTTCCACCACTCCTTGTTTTTTTCTGACTTTGAATAACTTCATTGTACCTCATTAAAAGATCTTTATCCCTTTCAAAACGTTTTGCTAAAGACCTCATCCTACTCATAGCAACCTCAAAATTTTCCGGAAGATCAGGATACTCACACTTCCAAGGCCAGGTAACGTAGTATCTTCCATTCTCACAATAAATTGACTTGTTAAACTGTTCCAGGGCTCTATCATCATTGGTAATGTCCAATGATTCTACAATACCAATTGTTTCCAAGTTCCAGAGATCCTCAACATTAGGATTCCCAGTGACTGGGCTATCAGCAGATGACAACAAATTCATTGCTGGTACAACACAGTTAATTTGTGTCATAACAAGACATGATGATACAGGTATCCCCTTCTGACAGCTCTTGGGATCCAGGTAACTTCCAGTTAAAATATAACCAATCTTAGATGATATAAGGAACAGTCCTGATGGTAACACTATCTTCTCCGTACCAACAACTGACCAAAAATAATCCGAACCTATCAATAGATCCACAGAATATGGTTCTGAGTTTCCTACAGTAGGAATAGAATCAGCTAATCTATCAGTTGAAATGGACCTCAGAAATCCATGTCTGCAGGTTGTAGAGGTCCTCTTTGAATTGGTTGTGTTATTTGTTCAATGACATTAGCGTGAAAATATGACATTAGCGTGAAAATATGACATTAGCGTGAAAATGCATACAACATTTGTCCTTTGTTATTACATTAAACTCAACAACATATGTACTCACATCTTGTGGCTTCCTAGCAGCAAAGGTTGAAACTGATAATGACTCCTTGTACTGTGGGGTTAACTGTAATTGTTTTGCTAACTTTTTAGTCATAAAGGAGTGATGGCTGGCACTATCAAGAAGTACCTTGACTAAGATAGTCTTCCTTTTATCACTTGACTGCACTGGGACTATAGCAGTCTGAAGTAAAACCCGCTCACCAGAACTGACCAATGTCTGGGTTTGAACACTTGTGGAGTTTAAGACTTCCACTTTCTCTGCTTCATTATCGTCTAGTTGAGTAGGTGCTACAACTACATTTTCACTCTTCGGTTGAGGTTGAGCCAAATTTCCAAACCTCAGTGGGCAAATAGCCCGATTGTGATGTCTCCTCTTCCCACAGTAATAACATCCACTCTTCTGAACAAATGAACAATCTCTAAACACATGGCCAGTCTTCAAACACAGAAAACATCGTCCTTGACTGAGCAATCGTTGCTTACGATCAGACAACTCTCTATATTGATCACACTCATCATTAAAATGCTCACCTTGACAAAATACACAAGGATTATACACAAATTTACTTCTCCTTTGAACATTAGTTGTAAAGGTTTCCACAGAAACTGAGGATGGTTTTGTATCCCTGTTATGATCATTCAGGTATCGATTATACCTCTGATAACCCTGACAAGTTTCACCATCCCTTACTCCAGTTACATATCCTTTAACGTTAGCAAAGTGTCTCTGAGCATTCTCCTGCGTTTCCACATACTGACTTAGTAACTTTTGCAACAGTTCCATCGTCCACACTTGGCCAAATGTTTTGGTATCCTCTAACTTCAAAATAACATCAAGAGGAAACTTACTAAGAATCTGATGAATCAATATCTTCTGGCCATTAACATTCTCTCCCTGTGATTCCAATTGTCGAAGAACCCTCTCAATATTTTCATACGTTCTATTAAATCTCTGTGATGCTGTTGATAAATGCTGAAGCTTAGAATAAAGCATCTCAATGATAGAATCCGGTCTTCCAAACTTCTGCTTCAATAGAGTAACAGCCACATCATAATTACCGTTAGTGAGCGCAATTCCCGAAATAGCTGTAACGGCTGCTCCACGAAGGGCTCCCTTCAAAAAACTAAACTTCGACACTAGCAATATTTTGTTTGTCCACGGACGATTCGAAAGCATCCCAAAATTCAGGCCATTTCAAAATATTTCCATCAAAGTTTGGTAGGTAAAGTTTCGGAAGACGCATTGCTGCATGTATCAGCTGATAAGGATGTATCTAAAGTTCGAGGGGTCAACTGTGTTAATGACAAACTCTCTTGAACTGCTGCACGTGATGCTTGTACTGCTACGTGTTCAATCATGCCTGCCTGAGAAGAGGTCAAGGTCGATACACGACTGGCTTCCAGGTTAACCTTGTCGCGTTTTCGAGAAATAAATGTTATTCTAGCTTTCAGTCTGGCAACTACTCCATTTCCAGTGATGATAGCTTCAATAAATCCTTCATCTCCTTCAGCAGTACGCGCATATTCCTTTTCATCGGTAGCTTTCGCTTCTCCTTTCAAGTCCTTCATTATTCCCGTCCAGTCTTTGTTGCATCTCTCCAGCATCGATACGTACGTTAAGCGTCAACCTATTCATTAAGGTTTCTGCATCCATTTCCTCCTTATCCAGGTCTTCTCCTTCAAGTCCAGTTTGCCAGTAGAAGAATGTTTTTTGCTTCTTCAATAGCTCGTTcaacataggcggatctgagggggggccaaggggtgctgtgccccccctggcccttctcttgccccccttggacctacagtactatattgataccaggaACTACTtaactagaatcatgcattcacactgtattcagaagtatagaaagccaataggcaaatagaagacagcagttataaatgtacgctatagctaaactgtacattgtaaagaaatCAAGGAAAATAAATTGAATTTTGTGCaaaggtcgagatactctaatagagcagtcactactctaacagaacagtcgcaatttacaatttttacaaatcaTAACAAAACTAGCTACTCCTTGTTTTGATTtagtatacactttaccatcaaacaggtttatctcagataggctataCCAATCTTTGTACgcattgcaaagcatacactttgttagctaagtgCTATCAAAATTCTCTCAAATTCAaccctaggaggtctaatttttaaaaattttctcctaCTACAGTCTAAAAATTGTATgtccatcattcatccagctatatgttgaataaagttatgcaaatgaataaaacttgtgtactagaattccattcttatcctcttagtggaataaacactgttgtgcacttaaacttcttgcccccccttgacagtgtctcctagatccgcctatgactCGTTGTACCCGGGACTTCGCTGGTCCTATAAGCCTTCGAATGGGTCCTGACATCGTGAATGtacctagtctggcgccgcccgccccttcgcataaagtaagggtctggtgaaatacagatactaaatcatttctagcgcccagattcggcgctagccaattagtgcatgccaatgacgttcacacagaaatcgccttggcaacacaatacttttgttcgaattgaagtgcaattatctgacgtaacaagcattacgtgcgctgtctaattgaattccttttgaaatgattaggtatttgtatttcaccagacccttactttttgcgaaggggcgggcggcgccagactagaaTGTACCCTGCTCGCAGCGCCACTTTGTCACGAAGACAAGCCGAAAGTTCACTGTAACAGCTGTGATTATTATTGTCAGGACCAAAGAATTGTACAGAGAGACAACTTTTATAGGGtacatcacgtgatctttaTTATATTACATTTATAATTAGCTGATACaatcagaggcgtagctaaggggggggcAAACAGTTGCCCCCCCATCACcaagtgtttttttttaaaacctccatcacaagcttaccagtattaaaccgACACGCAAATGGTGGttgagtccttgggtttgtggtctgctgctagtcgtcctgtcttgcaggatattgctttgaggacaaccaccagaagtggcatttctcgtggcctagcataccaccatctgctagagcaactctctgtttgtctgtggcgccacaattcccggacatttttacacctatttagcctgttgcctggcggtcctttgtgggagttgaactctgtttcatgctcccaccccctgcagtttggccagtagactgcagggctttcttgttaaggcccctgtccgggggttttgctgtgtgtatgctggcggtccatgcagtgtttttgtaggcctgtaggtttagctgctttttcttttttctgctttttaaattaaattaggtttaacttctagctagagatccaaactataaattatgtgcgctacAACGTAGTATCGCcagggttgctagtgaatgcacACACAGCATTCAACTCGTTCGTGAATCCATCgaatgaaaatattagagacacacatctatatttagcctagatttctcacgtgatagagcatttTTGAGCCTAAGGAGTCAGTGAGTCACCTGCTCAAACTGACCTCgaaggagtcacaactcacaagtgacaaaggagaccagatgacgctacgaacctactgcctacgaggtgatgaAGTGTTAAATGTACCCGGCAAGATTATTTTCTTGGAGTTGATCACATAGTCTCgcatgccagacggtttgtgtgggggcggcaaataaaccgtctggtaactgttgcacacattccgggaccactgccggaatgttggcagagccaatcagatcgcttcgcggactctgtgacgaaacaacactaataattcaaattccttagtgtaataaagaactgaatctcggctacagattactttttcgaaagttaaacaacgccatgggcttaggatctttgtttccctagtacagggctcttaaaagcgtAGGTATAAGAACGATTATGGTTTactacggatttgtgaaacaACGAAAATGTCGAGGaagacgttcagcaatgtttcgaataTGTCATcaggacattaccagtacaattatcgtcttagtctgctcacagaggtgattggaacaattattacatcatccttggcgcaaaacaataccgtgatgtaatctaattgcattccagtgagttcacggaaagtgtgcaacagtgaccagacggtttatttaccgcccccacacaaaccgtctggcacgcgagactattgATCACACTAGATCTTTGTGGCATGccagtaaatttttttttactttgtcatCAGGCGGATCAGTAACAAGGTTACAAGTTCTGTTTGAACAAGACAGGTGTTAAactgggatttcgtgcaatacgtggcatttgaatttcgtcGGTTGAAGTGAGTGAACACGTAATCTTCAccgcagtgtgctaggactcaggggcgtagctagccagaaggtgacgGAGGGGCAGGCAAGCCCCcacaaaatcattcatgattgcaaaaaaggggctaatgacccaatggtgggctagccaacatacggtgttgtattattacaacatACATAACTAACTACGtaactattccagtactgattacttatcaatggaggtatattcgtcgagcatcatcgcacgtgccacaactgtactccaacaaattcatccacaatcattgttatttttagtgcaaatacaagtagccacagcctgtgctgcagtcctagcacactgcggTGAGGATTACGTGTTCACTCACTTCAACCGACGAAATTCAAATACCACGTATTGCCCAGTTTAACACCTGTCTTGTTCAAACAGAACTCGTAACCTTGTTACTGATCCGCCTGatgacaaagtaaaaaaaatttACTGGCATGCCACTGCAGTACTGCACTGCCAAAGATCCAGTGTGATCAACTCCAAGAAAATAATCTTGCCGGGTGCATTTAACACTtcatcacctcgtaggcagtaggttcgtagcatcaattcaattcaattattagctttatagtgcaatgttacaggtgtacatggttgtacaacaataaaagtgagtttgtatacaattgcactaaaggtaatctggtaagtaccagatcccataacttaaattaagtacttatcattacttatataattacaattagctgctaaatgtatcaaagttaggtggcttgggatgtttggagcagatgctacaaggacatgtaaaatggaaactatgctggttatctggatcgaagtttctcataaaatgctgccataggattttaATTAGTTgacatctggtctcctttgtcacttgtgagttgtgactccttcGAGGTCAGTTTGAGCAGGTGACTCCTTAGGCTCAAaaatgctctatcacgtgagaaatctaggctaaatatagatgtgtgtctctaatattttcattcgatggattcacgaacgagttgaatgttgtgtgtgcattcactagcaaccctgGCGATACTGCGTTgtagcgcacataatttatagtcatttgcgtgtcggtttaatactggtaagcttgtgatggaagtttttaaaaaaaacacttggtgatgggggggcaaatgtccccccttagctacgcctctgggtgagtggtacataacaattatacaacgagcactcgtggccgttgtataactatataatgtgtgtgtgcacatacaTACTGGACTATCAAtcccaagctgtgaaaaggtaGCATATTaaatagttgtgaaatcaaaggtggcaccCAAGAAATAGCTGAGGTAATTTTAAATTTACAGGGCATCATATttccacagcttggctgttttagcatggatatgtatatatgcacagTCTACTGAGTTTCTTAGTATATACATTTCTATATACATATGAACCAttaagcatatatatatatacctttcaTTGCCAGACTTCAACAAAAGTTTTACTCTAGTAGCACCATATTGATCTTTCATTCGTTCCTTGACCATGTAGCTACTTGTTCTGTTGTGGTAAAGATGCATGCAATTTGGTGTTGCATACTCTGACAGTGTTCCCTATTAACACTGCATAACACATTTTATCATAAACTCCTTTTAGGGTTGCTTGTTGCCTTTTTGTTACATCTGGTGACTGGACACCTTCTGTTCCAGTACTTGGCAGAGTAGTAGATAATTTCTTTGAGCTTGGTGGAAAATGTGTATTTGAGTTATCGAGACCAGCTTCAATGAATGGTGAACCTGTTGCTGCCAGATTGTGTTTCTGGCTATTCTGTCCAAGGAACTTactaccgtaaatcaggaaatttTCGTTCGAGATAATTTAGTTTAACAATAAATTCAATGTGTTATATTTTCGTGGACAGCCTAagccacaaaaatattttactagCGAATTTTTCTGTACAGCAAATAATTTCACTGGTGTGCCAGAAATGAACATGCAAGATATGATTAGCAGAAGTTGATATACGGGTACCTGTTGTATATTGAACGGGCAATTGTGATGGATGCCCAGCTCAGTGTgactggccatgcgagactagatATTGGAACCCTGACGGTAGGCCATTAGTCTTTCTTCTCCAACGGTATACTCATTCCTCAAGTGCTTTGCATGCTTTGACCTCGGTTTAGATGGCTCAGCCTCCaaaaaatattttgcaaatagAAAATATTCAAGAGTGAACTAAAACATTGCGcgtaatttattttcattggTATATATAGGCAACCACGAAATATTCTTACTGTCGAATATTTCCCGATCTACGGTAGTATGCAACATGTTATGATGCTGATATCTATGATCAGTGCTGGTATGATAGTTTGGTACAAtagtattaaattttttgctgcAATTGTGTCCATTTGCAGAAATCAAAAAACTACTAAATTGATTTGTTTTAATTGAGCTTTCTGCAAAACACGTTTTGGTTGTGCCTGGTGGCTTATCACCTCTTGAAATGGCATGCATAAATATGCTATGCTCAACAGTGCTAGCACTAAAGAAAGATGCAAAGTCTAGCCCTCCTTTTTGCACGCACGATTGTGTTAACCACTGTATTGTCTTGAAACGTAAGTAATCTACAAACAACAAACAGAGCAAAGAACACTAATTAGTATAATCAGTACTTTCCGCTATACATTTTGTTtgactatataattatgcatcTGTTAAAAGCTCAGTGTGTAAATTTA
The nucleotide sequence above comes from Dysidea avara chromosome 3, odDysAvar1.4, whole genome shotgun sequence. Encoded proteins:
- the LOC136251796 gene encoding uncharacterized protein, which codes for MKETLKHYLPHHPILTPTKNTTKLQVVYDASVKSKKGAKSLNECLYHGPVLLPDLCGILFRLRLHPIAVLADIENAFLQVGIQEPDRDVTKFLWFKDVDDVRVSEYDVYRFCHVPFGIICSPFLLAGTVNFHLKQLRTPVAQSIGDNIYVDNVMLGATSVEQRSFQKACMNLREWMSNSSEFLNLLPTAERSEGCVVKAFGIVWNCTDDLLQIQGIILSDEDVTPTKREMLKVIGKIFDPLELWKEGLTWDEPLPEMLHNRWNGVLKKLKLISQLKIPRFIGHVSDTCNYELVVFCDASKRAYATVIYLRAEYQDNVKVNVVFSKLRLVLIDTENSKKPKKEITLPHLELLAVTIGVRAANFVTRELKIPSLKRTIWTDSTCVLYWLRTNKPLSLFVDNRMKEIQRQGDLFYYVPSGENPADFPTRELTVPEIEQSRLWWNGPEWLMSSRDSWPKWQPPQPVLQDVEAETKTGRVLYECSNVVTHGKQDEKLSVCGLDETKYSTLRKLLSDLERDYWKDTCFVDYLD
- the LOC136251799 gene encoding uncharacterized protein; this encodes MLERCNKDWTGIMKDLKGEAKATDEKEYARTAEGDEGFIEAIITGNGVVARLKARITFISRKRDKGALRGAAVTAISGIALTNGNYDVAVTLLKQKFGRPDSIIEMLYSKLQHLSTASQRFNRTYENIERVLRQLESQGENVNGQKILIHQILSKFPLDVILKLEDTKTFGQVWTMELLQKLLSQYVETQENAQRHFANVKGYVTGVRDGETCQGYQRYNRYLNDHNRDTKPSSVSVETFTTNVQRRSKFVYNPCVFCQGEHFNDECDQYRELSDRKQRLLSQGRCFLCLKTGHVFRDCSFVQKSGCYYCGKRRHHNRAICPLRFGNLAQPQPKSENVVVAPTQLDDNEAEKVEVLNSTSVQTQTLVSSGERVLLQTAIVPVQSSDKRKTILVKVLLDSASHHSFMTKKLAKQLQLTPQYKESLSVSTFAARKPQDVRNSEPYSVDLLIGSDYFWSVVGTEKIVLPSGLFLISSKIGYILTGSYLDPKSCQKGIPVSSCLVMTQINCVVPAMNLLSSADSPVTGNPNVEDLWNLETIGIVESLDITNDDRALEQFNKSIYCENGRYYVTWPWKCEYPDLPENFEVAMSRMRSLAKRFERDKDLLMRYNEVIQSQKKTRSGGKSS